AATTCCATTGATAGAAAGTCTTTAAATGTTTAACCAAAGTCTTGAATGTTCTAAAATTTGTGGTTACTAAACTTATCAGGCTGGAGTTCCTCTTGATACTTAGGTCTGTTGTATTCAATTCGAGCCCAACGAAATCTATAGTTGGACTAGTAGTTGTCTGGTTGACAACAACTGTTTTATCCTTGTTAACAAACGCTCCATAGCTCTCAAGTAATTTTCCTGATATTATATCTTGCATTTGATGATAAACATTGGAATCCGGTGTGAGAAGCAAAAAATCATCGACTAATCgtacaaataaaaaatccAGTTTCGATTTCCACAAAAAATCGAAGCAATCATGGACCATTGCACTATAAAGTATATCGCAAAATATAGACAGCAATGAGAACCCTTGAAACACGCCTCGTTTCCTTTTATATAGGTGCAAATATCCTTGCGCATCTTTTACTGAACCAACTACATCGTAGATTTGACTTCGGCAAATTTCCAAGATGTTACCTTTCTGCAATACTGTTGTCTTGGTCTTATCAACCAAAGTTCCatagttgttgttatgCGTACAGCTCGATAAAATGTTCAAATTGTGATATTTGGTATCTATGGTggttttcacttttttcaatttgtgaGACATATCTAACTGAGCATAGTGTCGAACATAATACAGAGTGTTATTATCCTCGTTTTTGAAAAGTTCCTCAAGCTTTTGCATCAATACTGGTTGGCTGAGTCTATCATAGCATTCCTTCATATCaaattttataatataaagCTTCGGGAGTTTGCCAAATCTAACAAGCAAAGAATCTCTATAATCTAGTATTTGATCAGCCACCTCGGAACTGGAGTGTACGGATGCCCTATAACTTGCATATTGATGTTTTAGTTTCGATAATTTCAAACGTAGTATTTGACCCACTGGCAGTAGAACTTCTTTTCTATATCTTTCAAATTCCTGTTTCTCTTTCTCCAACACATCGGGATCtaatttttggtttattaatttcaagGATCTTTTGCTTGGTACACAAATAACACGGAAACTTGACCGCTTGGGTATGAGTTTAATCTTCCCACATGGTAGCTGttctttttgtattttgGATGGCATTTTTACAAGATTTTTGTTTGCATATTTGGACACCCATGATTCATATAATCCTTTCCATAAATACTGTGGGAAATGATGCAACTCGGAACTCATTATACTAGAAGTTTCCGTAATGTACCAGAAAGTACGAAGGATATTTTTAAGTACATAATCAAACAACCACCAAAGATACCCCTTTAGAAAAGTAGTTCGAAGTTCAAAATCCTGCTTTGAAGAAATCTGGTTAGCTCTGCCCAACCACTTGAAATCTTTAAGCTTAATTCCTCTGAACAAATCATCCATATGTAACTTTTCATTTGCCCCAAGtaacaaaaaatcaaccaCTCGGTCCTTTAGAATCTTTTTATTGGAAATACCTCCCCAAGCATCTAAAGGTAACAATTTACCCAATATCAAAAGTACAAACTGAATAACCTTGGGCATTTCCGTCTCGTTACTCATTACGTTTGCAAAGTTGCACTTTGATGTGCCAATAAACTTAGCATATAGAATATCGTATCTACACTTCCTATCATTAGCAAGGATTCTTGAGAGCAAACTTTTAAGACCTCGACATCTTTTGGATGATCTTCCTGGATTTAAACcag
This is a stretch of genomic DNA from Candida dubliniensis CD36 chromosome 1, complete sequence. It encodes these proteins:
- a CDS encoding telomerase reverse transcriptase catalytic subunit, putative (Similar to C. albicans TRT1;~Similar to S. cerevisiae EST2); its protein translation is MKFISCLFFFFFFLVVILHQYGKISFQRTLFMTLKVNEKKTLLEYVLDNTGKDVPLLPSLKEYMETVDVYQSKKRPVPVIPIQESFDDFMKELVTRLVMEKSNNVIAYGYKTSATDTRSAFTTFHPSGNFVLTHITSHNWSTIFSLLGPKIFLDLLVNNKGFVNKSHGESVQIFGDVSSHRKTVPVSKSITKFNVLYNTYNRDYSRFAIIRPGIQIILQDIFSFSGLNPGRSSKRCRGLKSLLSRILANDRKCRYDILYAKFIGTSKCNFANVMSNETEMPKVIQFVLLILGKLLPLDAWGGISNKKILKDRVVDFLLLGANEKLHMDDLFRGIKLKDFKWLGRANQISSKQDFELRTTFLKGYLWWLFDYVLKNILRTFWYITETSSIMSSELHHFPQYLWKGLYESWVSKYANKNLVKMPSKIQKEQLPCGKIKLIPKRSSFRVICVPSKRSLKLINQKLDPDVLEKEKQEFERYRKEVLSPVGQILRLKLSKLKHQYASYRASVHSSSEVADQILDYRDSLLVRFGKLPKLYIIKFDMKECYDRLSQPVLMQKLEELFKNEDNNTSYYVRHYAQLDMSHKLKKVKTTIDTKYHNLNILSSCTHNNNYGTLVDKTKTTVLQKGNILEICRSQIYDVVGSVKDAQGYLHLYKRKRGVFQGFSLSSIFCDILYSAMVHDCFDFLWKSKSDFLFVRLVDDFLLLTPDSNVYHQMQDIISGKLLESYGAFVNKDKTVVVNQTTTSPTIDFVGLELNTTDLSIKRNSSSISLVTTNFRTFKTLVKHLKTFYQWNLEGFLLDCCSGVLENVLGNTASLLRLILREFKTKFASIAKHDTFHCYKFIKFLYDISNYTIVKYVETNSDWDGAPELLNYVKQIIVKESSSFEDYSEIVDWVQTLNI